The sequence below is a genomic window from Candidatus Thermoplasmatota archaeon.
GAAGGTAAATAAAAAAGTGGGAAGGCGTATTCAAAATTTTGTTGAATCCTGCAGATCATTTCTCAAATCATTTTTCCGGTCTGCTTATGGCTTTTTTCATTTTTTGACTACTTTTTCAAAGCATTCGTCTTATTATCCTCATTCCCCTGTAGTCAAGCCTTGCAGATCTCTTCACTATGCATTTCATCTGTATGGAGGTAATGGAAAAATGTCTTTCCACTTCCCTCCCAAGCTCTCCCTCTCCAATAAAATCGTATATTTTATCTTCAATATCCTTGAACGTGTCTTCGTCCATAAGTGCTATAGAAAATACATCCTGGAGCATATCTACGGACGATATCACCTTTATGTGGAATGAGGAATAAAAAGCATGGTATTCTTTTTTTGCTTTGCCTTCCTCCATTCCCCACCTTGCTTCCACCAGTTTCACCTTCTCAAAAAATTTTAAGGCGTATTCCCCTTCCTTTCCGTATTTGTCCCCTATTTCTTCCATGCGTTTCCAGTCTTTGCATACCTCTTCAAAAATTTCTCTTTTTACATTTGAATCAAAGGCCCTCATAAGCCACACCAAATCAGTAATGTCGTTAATCAACTTTGCCTGCGCCATATTTGTTTATCACTATATCGTTTAAATTTCTATGGGTCTGGGCTATTACTATTCCCGCGATTATCGCTGATGCTGACACTGCTGCCATCCATGTAATTTTTTCGCCCAGAAACAGGTAAGAAAATATAGTTGCAAAGACGGGTATGAGGTACACAAAAAAGAAAGGCGTGATATCTCCATTTTTTCCATGGCGCTATACCACAGTACATATGAAAGAAATGTCGGAAACAATGCAAGTAAAATGATCAGTTCCCACGTTTCCACTGGAAAGTTAAAAGAAATTTTTTCTGAAAATGATGTTATCAGTACCAGAAATATTGTTCCGAAAATGGAGGAAATCGTTAAAACCTGCATGGGTTTGTAGTCCTTGTTCAGGCATGATTTGGCTATTATTCCTCCCACGGAATATGAAACCGATGACAATAAAACCAGAACGTTCTCCATTGATGAGCCCAAATCGGAGAAATGAATGTCAAGAGCAATTATAAAGACCTTAATGGGTGACTCATCAATCCAGTGCAATAAAAATGTTGATGGTTTCTCTACCGAACCTAGCTTCTCTGTTCCTGCTTCTCTTCACCCCTACGCCATACTTATACATCACAGATATACTTTCTCTACATAGGGGGAGGTCATGGCTTGCAGAAGGGAGCTGTAGCCGGGAAGGAAACTGATAGCATCCCCTACTTTCACACTGTTATCTTGGGTAAAATCAACTATGAGATGGTCGCTACTGGCTCCCATAATTACTATTCTACCGTTTTCAGGGATGAGCATGTTGGGTACCACATCCTGACGACCCAAAGCTACCAAGCCATGAGCAATGATGCCTTTATCTTCAAACTTGGGAATCTGGCCGAAAGCATCTTGGCTGACTTTACCAGAGGGGACAGAAGGTTTAGGTTGGAGCTCTATCACTTCAGCCCATATTCTAAATGCATCCTGAAAGGTGCCGGGGATAGGTCTTCTATTGACCGTTTCCAGACCTAGGAGAATGCCCTCTCCGATACGAAGATGGTTTATTTTTTCCGGATGACCTTCCTCCATGAGGGTACAAATATTGGCGCTGTTGCCCCCAGAAACGAGGGGCAGGGTGATATTGAATTCCTTTTCCACCTGTTGTGCTATTGCGGCCAATTCTTTCATTTTATCCCAAGTTGGTATTACCCCTCCAAAACAGGCCAGATTGGTACCTATACCCGCCAGCCGTATATCCCTTATCTCCAAAGTCTCTTCCACCAGCCTGTACAGCTTTTTTCCCGGTATGCCTTCTCTTCTGTCTCCCAAATCTACCATAAGTATTACTCTGTGCTCACTATCTTGCATTCTGGCTGCTTTTCCCAGCAATCTCAAGGTTTCAATCTCACTATTAAGACTGATGTCTGCAAATTTTACCACTTCCCAGACCCTGCTGGGACGTGGTATGCGAAGCAGCATAAATTCGGTATTCAATCCTGCCTCTTTCATACGCCTTATGTTGGAAATGCGGGAATCAGCCAGTTGACTAACCCCCCCTTGGAGCATGGCTTGAGCTATCCATTGGTCACCGCATACCCCTTTTGTCACTCCTGCTATATTAATCCCTGATGAGTGGCATATCTCTGCTATAACCTCCGCATTTCTCCGAATTTTGGATAAATCGATCTCTATGCGAGGTAGAAAATTTTCTGCCACTTAGATAACCTCTCCTTCATACAACATTCGGTAGTACTTTTTCCTAAATCCCATTTTTTCATATAGCTGGATGGCTCTTTTGTTGTCGGTTTCCACATGCAATGATAGATCTCCCTTGGTCAGTTCTATCACTTTCTGTAACAGCTGGGTGGCAATTCCTCTCCCCTTAATATTTTTCTTGGTAGCAATATAAGACAGATGGTATTTTGGGAAGAATGTTTTGAATCTTGTCTTGCTGACTATAGCAATGCCAGCCAGATACCCCCGATAGTAGGCACCAAGCACATATCCGTAATTAAAGGCGTTCTCCACCGCCTCCCCAATCTCATCTAAGGGGTCAGAAAATTGAATTAGCCATTCGTCCAATTTCTCTAAAAAAACCTCGTAAGACACTGATAAATCCTTTTTTCTAAGAACCCGTATATCAGTGTCTAATTTACCGTCATTGAGAATGACCACATGCACGCCTTCAGAAATAGACCCTTGCTCAATCTCTTTTATCAGGGCAGCAACAGGGAACAAATTTGATGCTTTAGATCGTATTTTTTCCAATTTTTTAAAGAGGTTTACACATTCTATTAATTCGTCATCCGTAATACCAATAGCTTTGCCATTTGATGCATAGATACTGTTGAGTGCATCCTGTCCGTTATAGCACTGGGCAAATATCAGATTTCTGTTGTATTTGGTTGCCTTGCTTTTAATTTTCTTCATATCGAGCATTAAGATTTTATCGCTCCCTTGTTTGAATGATTCGATGATGGCATTTCCATTGTTGGTACTCACGGCCATGAGCCGAGGAATGGTCTCGATATTTTCATTCACCCACAGTTGCTTAAAACCCAAATGAAGCCCGGATATCGATGACCCGTTGCCAGTTTGGCAAAAAATAGTGTCTATTTCTTTGTTTAACTGCTGGTAAACTTCTTTTGCAATGTACGAAAAGGCATACATGTCCAGAATGTTATTCTGGAGGCCGGGATTGGCATTGTACCAGCCGTATTTTTCTGCATCTTCTCTGCTTTTGGTAACGCAATCTCCATAGGTTTTTCCATATCGTATTATTTTAATATATGGGGCTGAGAGAAATTCTTTTCTCAAAATGCGGTGTTTTTCCGGTACATAGAAATTCAACTGTACGTCAAAATATTGGGAAAGAAAGGCAAGGGATCCACCCACTGTACCATATATACCCATGCATAGGGTTGTGCAACCCTTTGATAACGCATCTCTGATGATAAGATAGGCCAACCGGTCTTCTCTGTGGCCAGAAGGATTATTTCCTTCTAATTTTAGATATATCTTTGAAAGGCCGAACTCCTTTTCTAAATTATGCGCCCTAACAAGTGGTGTTCCCCCTACACGTTTCTTAATATACTGCATAATCGTATTTTCCGATGTCAGGATATCACCTCTCCATTACATTCTCTACAGCCGTTACAAAATCCTTAATTTTCTTTGACAGAGAGATGTCCCCGCCTTTACCTAACCTTATTGTATATCCATTGTTATTTCCTGTCAC
It includes:
- a CDS encoding ArsR family transcriptional regulator, with the translated sequence MAQAKLINDITDLVWLMRAFDSNVKREIFEEVCKDWKRMEEIGDKYGKEGEYALKFFEKVKLVEARWGMEEGKAKKEYHAFYSSFHIKVISSVDMLQDVFSIALMDEDTFKDIEDKIYDFIGEGELGREVERHFSITSIQMKCIVKRSARLDYRGMRIIRRML
- a CDS encoding alanine/ornithine racemase family PLP-dependent enzyme — translated: MAENFLPRIEIDLSKIRRNAEVIAEICHSSGINIAGVTKGVCGDQWIAQAMLQGGVSQLADSRISNIRRMKEAGLNTEFMLLRIPRPSRVWEVVKFADISLNSEIETLRLLGKAARMQDSEHRVILMVDLGDRREGIPGKKLYRLVEETLEIRDIRLAGIGTNLACFGGVIPTWDKMKELAAIAQQVEKEFNITLPLVSGGNSANICTLMEEGHPEKINHLRIGEGILLGLETVNRRPIPGTFQDAFRIWAEVIELQPKPSVPSGKVSQDAFGQIPKFEDKGIIAHGLVALGRQDVVPNMLIPENGRIVIMGASSDHLIVDFTQDNSVKVGDAISFLPGYSSLLQAMTSPYVEKVYL
- a CDS encoding pyridoxal-phosphate dependent enzyme, which gives rise to MQYIKKRVGGTPLVRAHNLEKEFGLSKIYLKLEGNNPSGHREDRLAYLIIRDALSKGCTTLCMGIYGTVGGSLAFLSQYFDVQLNFYVPEKHRILRKEFLSAPYIKIIRYGKTYGDCVTKSREDAEKYGWYNANPGLQNNILDMYAFSYIAKEVYQQLNKEIDTIFCQTGNGSSISGLHLGFKQLWVNENIETIPRLMAVSTNNGNAIIESFKQGSDKILMLDMKKIKSKATKYNRNLIFAQCYNGQDALNSIYASNGKAIGITDDELIECVNLFKKLEKIRSKASNLFPVAALIKEIEQGSISEGVHVVILNDGKLDTDIRVLRKKDLSVSYEVFLEKLDEWLIQFSDPLDEIGEAVENAFNYGYVLGAYYRGYLAGIAIVSKTRFKTFFPKYHLSYIATKKNIKGRGIATQLLQKVIELTKGDLSLHVETDNKRAIQLYEKMGFRKKYYRMLYEGEVI